AATAAGCAGGCAGCTGTGGCATATGAACCATGATGTCGCCGACTGCCAGCAAAGTTGCTTCCCGTCGCACAGGCTCCTGCGGGGGCAAGGTCGCAACAGGAGATGCCGATTCAGACGATGTTGCTATCGGCGTAGATGAAGGGCTAGAGCTTACAATCGGTTCGGCATGACTTGGCGATGGTGACGGTGGAGGAGACGTTGTAGCTGAACCACCCGAACAGGCTGTTAGCAGTATCGCTAACAGCCCTAAGGTCAAGAAAGAGACCAGTTGTTTCATAGATCAGTTTCACACTCCTCGACTAGCCTCAGAACGATAATCAAGCTTCGCTCTCCCATCGTCCGTAAATACCACATGGCAGTGTCATTCCGCTACGAGAGATAGGCAGTCCTATTTCACCGCAATCTAGCTTGCCGCCGAATTTACGGCGTATGGATAGATTCAGCAGGTTGTTTAGTACGGTTGGTGACAGTCCTGTTGTGTACGAGTTAACTAGGACGAATAAAGGCTTGTCTGATAAAATAGCCATACATGACTCAAGGAACGGGAATAAGTTTTCCTCAAGCTTCCACATTTCACCATTCGGTCCACGCCCGTAAGAAGGGGGATCCATAATGATAGCCTCATATTTCCGTCCACGACGTTCCTCGCGTTGCACGAACTTAAAGACGTCATCCGTAATGTAACGAATAGGCGCTGAGCTAAGCCCAGATAATTCGGCGTTTTCCTTAGCCCACTGGACCATGCCTTTAGCAGCGTCTACATGGCATACGTCGGCTCCAGCAGAAGCTGCAGCAACAGTTGCCCCCCCAGTGTATGCGAACAGGTTTAGCACGCGTATAGGACGCCCTGCATCGCGTATCTTGTCCATCATCCAGCTCCAGTTAACTGCTTGCTCAGGAAACAAACCCGTGTGCTTGAAGCTAGTAGGCTTGATGTGAAATTTCAATGGGCCATAGGAAATATTCCATCTATCCGGTAGAGTGCGCTTATAAGTCCATTGACCGCCACCACTGCCGCTGCGATGATAATGACCATCTGCTTGCTTCCACTCGCTATTTTCTGACTTAAGCGGCCAAATAATTTGCGGATCAGGACGTCTAAGGATAATGTCCCCCCAACGTTCAAGCTTCTCACCATTACCCGTATCTAGTAGTTCGTAATCTTGCCAATCGTGTGCAGTTTGCATAATGTTTAATTCGTCCTTTTGTCGTCAAATAGGAAGGGGGATTGTTCATCGCAGTTATTGGTTGAGGAAAACCGGTAGCCAAAGCCACGGACGGTTTGTACCCAGCGCGGGCGAGAAGGATCCATCTCCACTTTCTTTCTTAAATTGCTGATATGTACCATAAGCGTACGGGTATCTCCCATACTATCGGATTGCCAAACCCGACGATACAGCTCTTCTAACGGAAAAACCTTATTAGGCTCCTTTGCTAGGACGGTAAGCAGCTCAAATTCTTTGGCCGAAAGTGCGATAAGCTCGCCATCCATACGGACCTCTAAGCTACGAAAATCGATATCTAGCCCTGGGAAGCTTAATGTAAACACCTGTTCCTCAGCAGTTCTTTCCCGCGTCCTGCGCCTACGAATGTGGGCTTGGATTCTAGCAACAAGCTGGCTGGGGCTGAACGGCTTCGTAATATAATCATCTCCACCTTCAGATAACCCACGGATAATATCTTTATCCTCCGACTTACAGCTCAAGAACAGAATAGGCACATCTGCGCATACTCCTAGACGCAGCGCACGACATACTTCAATACCGTCCATACGACCAAGCGACACGTCCAGCACGATTAAATCTGGGATAATGGCTTCTGCAATCCTCAAAGCATCTCGTCCATTATCAGAAGTATGAACTGCAAACCCTTCTCTTTCAAGAAACAGGGTAATTAAATCGGTAATATCCTTTTCATCGTCTACGACAAGGATAGCAGCTTCCGAGCTCTTCATTACTTTCCCTCCATATTGAAGAGTCTTAATTACATATTATAACTAAAGCGTTGACCACTAATCAATGCACCGTTTACAATGACGGTTCAAGTACTTATTTCTAACTATTGGTTGAAGGTGGAAGAGGAGAGGGGATATTGAAATCTTTTCAAAGGATAAGGTCCTTCTTGCGATGGGGCAAATGGATGGGCATTGCTCTTATTCTCATCACTTTCCTCAATGGATGTACGACCTCAAATCGTGTTAATTCCTCCGTCCCTAGTGCGGAGCAAGGGGTCATTGATTTAAGAGAATGGCTGTGGAACGAGGATGGTATTGTACCGCTTAGCGGGACTTGGGGGTTCGAATGGTACGCTAACACGGACAATCCTGATATGGTTACCAGTGTTATAGCCTCGAATTTAAAAGTACCAGGAACTTGGGGGAAGTTACATATGGAAGACGGGCAGCCTCTCAAGGATCAGGGCTATGGCGTCTACCAACTAAAAATTCTCCATCAAATACAGAGAGACAACATGATGGCCATAAGACTACCGAACATATCGACGGCATACGAATTGTTTATCGATGGTAGCTTGGTCGTAGCACGCGGGAATGTAGGAGAAAAAGCTAGCCAAACGATTCCTTTCCAAATGCCAGCAACTGTATTTTTCGAAACAAAAAGCGCGGAAACGGATCTTAAGCTTGTTGTAGCTAACTATGATCATAG
This portion of the Cohnella abietis genome encodes:
- a CDS encoding class I SAM-dependent methyltransferase → MQTAHDWQDYELLDTGNGEKLERWGDIILRRPDPQIIWPLKSENSEWKQADGHYHRSGSGGGQWTYKRTLPDRWNISYGPLKFHIKPTSFKHTGLFPEQAVNWSWMMDKIRDAGRPIRVLNLFAYTGGATVAAASAGADVCHVDAAKGMVQWAKENAELSGLSSAPIRYITDDVFKFVQREERRGRKYEAIIMDPPSYGRGPNGEMWKLEENLFPFLESCMAILSDKPLFVLVNSYTTGLSPTVLNNLLNLSIRRKFGGKLDCGEIGLPISRSGMTLPCGIYGRWESEA
- a CDS encoding response regulator transcription factor — translated: MKSSEAAILVVDDEKDITDLITLFLEREGFAVHTSDNGRDALRIAEAIIPDLIVLDVSLGRMDGIEVCRALRLGVCADVPILFLSCKSEDKDIIRGLSEGGDDYITKPFSPSQLVARIQAHIRRRRTRERTAEEQVFTLSFPGLDIDFRSLEVRMDGELIALSAKEFELLTVLAKEPNKVFPLEELYRRVWQSDSMGDTRTLMVHISNLRKKVEMDPSRPRWVQTVRGFGYRFSSTNNCDEQSPFLFDDKRTN